GCGGCATGCCGGCGGTGGTCAGTCGGCAGCGGACGGTCGGGATGCGATCTGCCAGATTTTGGGGTACTCTCTTGACCATGCTCACATCGCGCCGAGGGGTCGTGATCGCGGGGGCGCTGGCCGTGCTCGCCGCGCTCTCCGCTTGCAGCAGCCCGCCGTCCGAGCCCTGGGGGCTCACGCACGCACAGGCCGAGGCGATCCGCAAGGACATCCGCGACGAGGTGACCAGGGCATACGATCTGTCGCGCCCCCACATCGCCCGCAACATGCTGAGTCTCTATCCCGACTCGGGGCGCATCATCTCGGCGGCGGGCGGGAAGATCGTCACGACGCGCGATTCGCTGGCCGCCGGCATCCATTATTTCTGGGACAACGTGGGCCGCTACATGCAGAAGCCCACCTGGATCTGGAAGCAGATGATCATCGACGTGCTCTCGCCCGACGCGGCGGTGATGACGGCCACGTATCACGTGCCGCACCATACGCCCACCGGCCAACCGCACGACATCGGCGGCGCGTGGACGGCGGTGTTCGTGCGCCAGGGCGCGCGGTGGGTGATCATCCAGGAGCACCTGTCGGATCTGCCGGCGCCGCCGCCGGCGAAGTGAGCGCGTGGGCGCGGGCCGCCGCGCGATGATGCCGGACCGGCGCGCGCGTGTTAGCTTCGGCGCGCCATGACCACCGTCGATGCCGACCCCCGCCGCTGGCGCCAACTGATCCTGCTGTCGCTGGCCGAGCTGTTCGGGATGTCGCTCTGGCTCGCCGCGGCGGCGGTGGGACCGCAGTTCGCCGTCCGCTGGCAGCTCTCGCCGTCGCAGTCGGGCTGGCTGGTGACGATCGTGCAGCTCGGGTTCGTGCTCGGCACGGCGACGACGGCGGTGTTGAACCTGGCCGACGTGATTCCATCCAAGCGACTGTTCGCGGCGTCGGCGCTGGCGGGCGCGGCGGCGAACGCGGCGCTGGTGCACGCGCCCACGTACGAGCGGGCGCTGGTGCTCCGCCTGGTGACCGGCTTCGCGCTGGCCGGCGTGTATCCGCCGGCGATGAAGATGATCTCCACCTGGTTCCGGTCGCAGCGCGGGCTGGGGATCGGGACGGTGGTGGGCGCGCTCACGGTGGGCAAGGCCAGTCCGTACCTGGTGCACGCCTTTCCCGGCGCCGGGATCGCCGCCGTGCTGTACACGGTGACCGGGTTCGCCGTGCTGAGCGCGGCGATCGTCACGGTGGGCTACCACGATGGGCCGTACGCCTTTCCGTCGCGGCCGTTCTCGTGGTCGCTCGTCGGCACCGTCTTTAAAGAACGCGAATGGCGCCTGGCCACCGGCGGATACCTGGGGCACATGTTCGAGCTGTACTCGATGTGGACCTGGGCGCCGGTGTTCATCGCCGCGAGCGCGGCGGCGAGCGGCATGGCCACGGGGGCGCGCACCACCGAGATCGCTTCGCTGGTGTCCTTCCTGGCGATCGCGGCGGGCGGCGTGGGATGCGTGTGGGGCGGGCTGGTGGCCGACCGGCGCGGCCGCGAGTGGCTGGTGACGGTGGCGATGGCGGCGAGCGGCGCGTGCGCGGTGCTCATCGGCCTCACCTTCGGACGCCTGTTCTGGGTGGTGGCGGCGGTGGCCATCGTGTGGGGATTCTTCGTCGTCGCCGACTCGGCGCAGTTCAGCGCCCTCGTCACCGAGAGCGTGCCGGCGCACGCCGTGGGCACCGCGCTCACGCTGCAGACGTCGCTGGGCTTCCTGCTGACGATGGTGTCGATCCAGCTCGTGCCGCCGGCCGAGGCGTTGGTCGGCTGGCGCTGGGCGTTCGCGATGCTGGCCCTGGGTCCGGTGTTCGGGATCGCGGCCATCCGGCGGCTGGTGGCGGCGCGCGGCGCGGCGTAGTTGCGCCGCGGCGGCGTCCGTCGCAGGTTGGCCCATGGGAAAGACTGCTGCCGCACGCGCTCTGATCGCGCTCCTGGCCGCGCTTGCCGCGCTCCCCGCGCCGGCCGCCGGCCAGGGGGGCGGGGCTGCCGCCGACGTTCCGATCCTCGTGCGCGACGTCACGCTCATCGACGGCACGGGCGCCGCACCGCGTCCGCACATGGACCTCGTGCTGCGCGGCGGACGCATCGCGCAGGTGGCGGCGACGGGCGACGTGGGCGGCGCGCCGCCCGATTCGGTGATCGACGGCCGCGGCCTGTTCGCGATTCCCGGACTCATCGACGCGCACGTGCACCTGGGCACGGCGCCGTGGAGCGAGCGCGCCGACGATCTGCGGCACGCGCTGATGGGTGGCGTGACTACGGTGTTCGATCTGGCCGGCGACGCGCGCGCCACCGGCGATCTGCAGCGCGCCGAGTTGGCCGGCCAGATCGAGGGGCCGCGCATCTATTACGTGGCGCTGTTCGGCGGGCCGGCGTTCTTCACCGATCCCCGCACCCTCGACGCGTCGCGCGGCTTCGCGGCCGGCACGGCGCCGTGGATGCAGGCGGTGACCGACAGCACCGATTTCGCGCGCGCCG
The sequence above is a segment of the Gemmatimonadaceae bacterium genome. Coding sequences within it:
- a CDS encoding nuclear transport factor 2 family protein, which translates into the protein MLTSRRGVVIAGALAVLAALSACSSPPSEPWGLTHAQAEAIRKDIRDEVTRAYDLSRPHIARNMLSLYPDSGRIISAAGGKIVTTRDSLAAGIHYFWDNVGRYMQKPTWIWKQMIIDVLSPDAAVMTATYHVPHHTPTGQPHDIGGAWTAVFVRQGARWVIIQEHLSDLPAPPPAK
- a CDS encoding MFS transporter, which codes for MTTVDADPRRWRQLILLSLAELFGMSLWLAAAAVGPQFAVRWQLSPSQSGWLVTIVQLGFVLGTATTAVLNLADVIPSKRLFAASALAGAAANAALVHAPTYERALVLRLVTGFALAGVYPPAMKMISTWFRSQRGLGIGTVVGALTVGKASPYLVHAFPGAGIAAVLYTVTGFAVLSAAIVTVGYHDGPYAFPSRPFSWSLVGTVFKEREWRLATGGYLGHMFELYSMWTWAPVFIAASAAASGMATGARTTEIASLVSFLAIAAGGVGCVWGGLVADRRGREWLVTVAMAASGACAVLIGLTFGRLFWVVAAVAIVWGFFVVADSAQFSALVTESVPAHAVGTALTLQTSLGFLLTMVSIQLVPPAEALVGWRWAFAMLALGPVFGIAAIRRLVAARGAA